In Nicotiana tabacum cultivar K326 chromosome 19, ASM71507v2, whole genome shotgun sequence, one DNA window encodes the following:
- the LOC142173530 gene encoding uncharacterized protein LOC142173530, whose protein sequence is MGSLAHIAPAKRLSVKDIQRLEDTGIRFSVRNSEALLACAQAKSSLVEHIKATQYKDERLCKYRDEALAGKSKDMIVESDGVLQMGDMLCIADVDGLRHAILEEAHNSKYTIHPGSTKLYHDLKQFYWWEGMNKDVSNFVSSCLTCQQVKAEINDLQDCYNKLRFQNGNGKELLWIFSPGYHKPLEVMTLYG, encoded by the coding sequence atggggagtttggcacatATAGCTCCTGCAAAGAGACTTTCGGTCAAAGATATTCAGAGACTAGAAGATACAGGTATCAGATTTAGTGTCAGAAATTCAGAGGCATTGTTGGCTTGTGCTCAGGCTAAGTCTTCATTAGTTGAGCACATTAAGGCCACCCAATATAAGGATGAGCGATTATGCAAATACAGAGATGAGGCCTTAGCTGGTAAAAGCAAAGATATGATTGTTGAAAGTGATGGTGTGCTTCAAATGGGTGACATGCTATGTATAGCAGACGTAGATGGGTTGAGACATGctattcttgaagaagcccacaaCTCTAAATACACTATACATCCTGGATCTACAAAACTGTATCATGACCTAAAGCAATTTTATTGGTGGGAAGGTATGAACAAAGATGTTTCTAACTttgtttctagttgtttgacttgtcagcaggtcaaggctGAGATCAACGACTTGCAGGACTGTTACAACAAAttgagattccagaatggaaatgggaaagaattactatggattttttCACCGGGCTACCACAAACCCTTAGAGGTTATGACTCtgtatgggtga